Proteins found in one Hirundo rustica isolate bHirRus1 chromosome Z, bHirRus1.pri.v3, whole genome shotgun sequence genomic segment:
- the LOC120765827 gene encoding serine/threonine-protein kinase PAK 3-like — MPKGDLGEAFLGKGFQQAPGNGCVQSLQKTEGHIARAWRESAPWSSKATSGPSLAACLPEEEAKGEEVAHQAAPAATAGPQHPASSRRAVPAPAPAASVGEEEAEEEEGANESAPAVSPEPERPTSSSTSSVLAPARAAAAGSEEACSPQAGNSSTSSSCTWSTSSSSGSREQLRERTEDECLATLRMLVSEGDPEAKYTELETIGKGGFGTVCMAVETATGEEVAIKKISLLQESSNELCVNEIQVMRHHKNDNLVNYVDSYLVDEELWLVMEYMDGGSLHDVIRETRMAEGEIAAVSRECLQGLDFLHSKQVIHRDIKSHNILLGLDGSVKLADFGLAAQLTAERSKRRSAVGTTYWMAPEIFTSKPYGPKVDIWSFGIVGMEMVEGAPPYLMKTSRTVRQLISSGGTPKLQNPRQQSAWLRDFLRCCLETDEDRRWSAQELLQHPFVTSAKPTSSLTPLIVAAQQFMADRRY, encoded by the exons ATGCCTAAGGGGGACTTGGGTGAAGCTTTTCTGGGGAAAGGTTTTCAGCAAGCTCCTGGCAATGGCTGCGTGCaatctctgcagaaaactgaAG GTCACATCGCCCGTGCCTGGAGAGAATCCGCTCCTTGG AGCTCCAAAGCAACCTCAGGGCCTTCTCTGGCTGCGTGTCTTCCTGAAGAAGAGGCCAAAGGGGAGGAAGTTGCCCACCAAGCTGCACCTGCTGCCACGGCCGGGCCCCAGCATCCAGCATCA AGCAGAAGGGCAGTGCCAGcgcctgctccagctgcctctgtAGGTgaggaagaggctgaagaggaggaaggtgCCAATGaatctgctcctgctgtcagcCCAGAGCCTGAGCGGCCGACATCA AGCTCCACCTCCTCTGTCCTGGCACCTGcacgagctgcagctgcaggctctGAAGAAGCCTGCAGCCCCCAAGCTGGAAACTCAAGCACGAGCAGCTCGTGCACCTGGAGCACGAGTAgttcctctggcagcagagagcagctgcgAGAGCGGACAGAGGACGAGTGCCTGGCCACGCTGA GGATGCTGGTGAGCGAGGGAGATCCCGAGGCTAAATACACAGAACTGGAGACTATTGGCAAAGG GGGTTTCGGCACCGTGTGCATGGCAGTGGAGACTGCCACAGGAGAAGAG GTGGCCATAAAGAAAATCAGTCTCCTGCAAGAGAGCAGCAACGAACTGTGCGTGAATGAAATCCAGGTCATGCGCCACCATAAGAACGACAACCTGGTGAACTACGTAGACAG CTACCTGGTGGACGAAGAACTCTGGCTAGTGATGGAATACATGGACGGAGGTTCTTTACATGATGTCATTCGCGAGACTCGCATGGCAGAAGGAGAGATAGCAGCTGTCTCTCGGGAG tgTCTGCAAGGCCTGGATTTCCTCCACTCCAAGCAAGTGATCCACCGAGACATCAAAAGCCACAACATTCTCCTGGGCTTGGACGGATCTGTCAAGTTGG ctgaTTTTGGCCTCGCTGCTCAGCTCACGGCTGAGCGGAGCAAACGGAGATCAGCTGTCGGGACTACTTACTGGATGGCGCCAGAAATTTTCACCAGCAAGCCCTACGGCCCCAAAGTGGACATCTGGTCCTTTGGCATCGTGGGCATGGAGATGGTGGAAGGAGCGCCTCCTTACCTGATGAAAACCTCCCGCACG GTCCGACAGCTGATAAGCTCCGGGGGCACCCCGAAGCTGCAGAACCCCAGGCAGCAGTCCGCTTGGTTGCGAGACTTTCTGCGCTGCTGCCTGGAGACAGACGAGGACAGGCGCTGGTCTGCCCAGGAGCTTCTGCAG CACCCGTTTGTAACCTCAGCCAAGCCGACCTCCAGCCTGACGCCTCTGATCGTGGCAGCGCAGCAGTTTATGGCCGACAGGAGATACTAG